The following proteins come from a genomic window of Mammaliicoccus sp. Marseille-Q6498:
- a CDS encoding SLC13 family permease: MSSAILTLVILIVAIILFISEKLPIAITALLTSILLFVSGIIDSDTLFSGYTNEVVILITGMFVIGGALFETGVANKMGNFISKYAKTEKQLLLVVMIIAVALSAFLSNTSTTAVLMPVVIMLADKGDFSRSKLLMPLAYAASLGGMITLVGTNGNLAVQSVMNNSNVEEFGFFEFAWVGIPLTIVGIIYMLTIGYKLIPDTGKTHDIEDNNIDEDSKNILTESKVKQSIAVSVLLGAIIFMVFEKQIGVPLHIVSIIGALILIVTRTVTEKQAYKSLDLSTIILVASMIPMATALETTGAAKMIADFVISHVSVSGGPYILIGIIFCITALLTNIMSNTAAAALMAPIALVISSNMGIEPKSILMTVAVGASAAYATPIGTPPNTMIFIPGNYKFMDYVKCGLPFLIIQLIICLLLIPLVWPFK; this comes from the coding sequence ATGTCATCAGCAATCTTAACTTTAGTTATATTAATAGTTGCAATAATCTTATTTATTTCTGAAAAATTACCTATTGCTATAACTGCTTTGCTAACATCAATACTACTGTTTGTTTCAGGGATTATTGATAGTGATACACTTTTCTCTGGATATACAAATGAAGTTGTCATTTTAATTACTGGTATGTTTGTAATCGGTGGTGCTTTATTTGAAACAGGTGTTGCCAATAAAATGGGAAACTTTATTTCTAAATATGCCAAAACTGAAAAACAATTACTATTAGTTGTTATGATAATTGCCGTTGCTTTATCGGCATTTTTATCTAATACAAGTACGACTGCTGTACTAATGCCAGTTGTTATAATGTTAGCAGATAAAGGGGATTTTTCTAGATCTAAATTATTAATGCCTCTTGCATACGCTGCTTCACTAGGCGGGATGATAACTTTAGTTGGTACAAATGGTAATTTAGCTGTACAAAGTGTTATGAATAATTCAAATGTTGAAGAGTTCGGATTCTTTGAATTTGCTTGGGTAGGAATACCTTTAACAATTGTAGGTATAATTTATATGTTAACTATTGGCTATAAATTAATTCCTGATACAGGTAAAACACATGATATAGAAGATAATAATATAGATGAAGATAGTAAGAATATACTAACTGAATCAAAAGTAAAACAAAGCATTGCAGTTTCTGTATTGCTTGGTGCAATTATATTTATGGTTTTTGAAAAACAAATAGGTGTTCCATTACATATTGTTTCTATAATTGGAGCATTAATTTTGATTGTTACCAGAACTGTTACAGAGAAACAAGCGTATAAGTCATTAGATTTATCTACAATTATTTTAGTTGCCTCTATGATACCTATGGCAACCGCACTTGAAACAACAGGTGCTGCCAAAATGATTGCAGATTTTGTTATAAGTCATGTGAGTGTAAGTGGCGGACCGTATATTTTAATAGGAATCATTTTTTGTATTACAGCATTGCTAACAAATATTATGTCTAATACTGCAGCAGCAGCTTTAATGGCCCCTATTGCTCTGGTTATATCGAGTAATATGGGAATAGAACCTAAATCGATATTAATGACAGTTGCAGTTGGTGCATCTGCTGCTTATGCAACACCAATTGGAACGCCACCTAATACTATGATCTTTATACCAGGTAATTATAAATTTATGGATTATGTTAAGTGTGGTTTACCATTTTTGATTATTCAATTAATCATTTGTTTATTATTAATACCGTTAGTTTGGCCATTTAAATAA
- a CDS encoding IS3 family transposase (programmed frameshift): MKRKMKLSVETFLKLFEIVEEGYSFETAIRKLNLNYDSKELRYKYHMYLEHGIDILISQPSYKKYSKKMKEKLAQDYFNKGISLEGLAIKYNIRSKSTVRLWINQYTEGKKNKSDEPEVYIVNPKKTTVEERIEIVKYCLDHNITYKEASEKFNLKYSQLYSWIQKYKEHGKDGLIDGRGKGKPQSIMTSEEELNARIKALEERNKYLEMENEVLKKEEEIERQDETKIRQEASYKTVKSLKDTYPIVWLCEVLEISRASYYKWLSRKAPLLELENKELISDIIDIYDKYEGIYGYRRIYIYIRLKLQKKVNHKRIHRLMKQLGLKAVIRRKRKKYIQNTPAYVAENVLNREFNETVPNKKWLTDVTEFRLNNGQKAYLSSIYDLGSKKIISHEINLSNNNEFVFKTLKKAMKGRNTKDILLHSDRGYQYTSPTFKKLLKDNGMIQSMSRVSKCIDNGPMENVWGILKSELFRGSKKHSFENIEKAKYSINQYIKFFNEDRITLKMAAFIA; the protein is encoded by the exons ATGAAGAGAAAAATGAAGTTATCTGTTGAGACATTTCTAAAATTATTTGAAATAGTTGAGGAGGGTTATAGCTTTGAAACAGCTATAAGAAAACTTAATCTGAATTATGATTCGAAAGAACTAAGATATAAATATCATATGTACCTTGAACACGGTATAGATATTCTAATATCACAACCTTCTTATAAAAAATATTCGAAGAAGATGAAAGAGAAGTTAGCTCAAGATTATTTTAATAAAGGTATTTCACTAGAAGGTTTAGCCATTAAATATAATATAAGAAGTAAATCAACTGTACGTCTATGGATAAACCAGTATACTGAGGGTAAGAAAAACAAATCAGATGAACCCGAGGTGTATATCGTGAATCCTAAAAAAACGACAGTAGAAGAAAGAATTGAGATTGTAAAATATTGCTTAGATCACAATATAACTTACAAAGAAGCGTCAGAAAAATTCAATTTAAAATATAGCCAACTTTACAGTTGGATTCAAAAATATAAAGAACACGGTAAAGATGGCCTTATTGATGGCAGAGGTAAAGGTAAACCACAAAGCATCATGACATCAGAAGAAGAGTTGAACGCCCGTATAAAAGCGCTTGAAGAAAGAAATAAATATTTAGAAATGGAAAATGAAGTATTAAAAAAGGAGGAAGAGATAGAAAGGCAG GATGAAACAAAGATCAGGCAAGAAGCATCCTACAAAACGGTCAAATCGCTAAAAGATACTTATCCAATAGTATGGTTATGCGAAGTACTAGAAATTTCTAGAGCGAGTTATTATAAGTGGTTGAGCCGAAAGGCACCACTATTAGAACTAGAAAACAAAGAATTAATCAGCGATATCATAGATATCTATGATAAGTATGAAGGTATTTACGGTTATAGACGTATATATATTTATATTAGATTGAAGTTACAGAAAAAAGTTAATCATAAACGCATACACAGACTAATGAAACAACTAGGATTGAAAGCAGTTATCCGTAGGAAACGAAAGAAATATATACAGAACACACCTGCTTATGTAGCAGAAAATGTACTTAATCGTGAATTTAATGAAACAGTCCCGAATAAAAAATGGCTAACTGATGTGACTGAATTTAGATTGAACAACGGTCAGAAAGCTTATTTAAGTTCAATTTATGATTTAGGTAGTAAAAAAATAATCAGTCATGAAATCAATTTATCCAACAATAATGAATTTGTATTTAAAACATTAAAAAAAGCTATGAAAGGTAGAAATACCAAGGATATTTTATTACATAGCGATAGAGGTTATCAATATACAAGTCCAACTTTCAAAAAGCTTTTAAAAGATAATGGCATGATTCAAAGTATGTCTCGTGTAAGCAAGTGCATTGATAATGGACCTATGGAGAATGTTTGGGGTATCTTAAAAAGCGAATTATTTAGAGGTAGTAAAAAACATAGTTTTGAAAATATTGAAAAGGCAAAATATAGTATCAACCAATACATTAAGTTTTTTAATGAAGATCGAATTACATTAAAAATGGCTGCCTTCATAGCTTGA
- the murQ gene encoding N-acetylmuramic acid 6-phosphate etherase, whose protein sequence is MDISKLTTETRNEHSAQLDTLTPEQFVDVMNNEDQKVALQIKKENQAIANVIKRVITGLSKGGRLIYMGAGTSGRLGVLDAAECVPTFGVTSDVVVGLIAGGSQAMTTAVEGAEDDQSLGEQDLVNLKINENDTVIGIAASGRTPYVIGGLKYAQSINVPTGCVTCNKNSEIGKYADYPIQVDVGPEVLTGSTRLKAGTAQKLILNMISTGAMVGIGKVYENLMIDVKPTNEKLVQRAINIIQEVLDCTDEESLKLFKDSDENVKVAIVMGMHRVSKDEAIEKINKAKGFVRNT, encoded by the coding sequence ATGGATATAAGTAAATTAACGACAGAAACGAGAAATGAACATTCAGCACAGTTAGATACATTAACGCCTGAACAATTTGTCGATGTTATGAATAACGAAGATCAAAAAGTAGCATTACAAATAAAAAAAGAAAATCAAGCAATTGCGAACGTCATTAAACGTGTTATAACGGGCTTAAGCAAAGGTGGACGATTAATTTATATGGGTGCAGGAACGAGTGGAAGGTTAGGTGTGTTAGATGCAGCTGAATGTGTGCCGACTTTTGGTGTGACATCTGATGTTGTAGTTGGTTTGATTGCAGGGGGCAGTCAAGCTATGACAACTGCAGTAGAAGGGGCAGAAGATGATCAAAGTCTAGGTGAACAAGATTTAGTAAACTTAAAAATCAATGAAAATGACACAGTTATTGGTATTGCTGCAAGTGGTCGCACACCTTATGTCATAGGTGGACTGAAATATGCTCAAAGTATCAATGTTCCAACTGGTTGCGTGACATGTAATAAAAATTCCGAAATCGGTAAATATGCTGATTATCCAATACAAGTAGACGTCGGACCAGAAGTGTTAACAGGTTCAACAAGATTAAAAGCGGGTACTGCTCAAAAATTAATTCTTAATATGATTTCAACAGGTGCGATGGTTGGTATTGGAAAAGTTTATGAAAATTTAATGATTGATGTGAAACCAACAAATGAAAAGCTTGTTCAAAGAGCAATCAATATTATTCAAGAAGTATTAGATTGTACGGATGAAGAAAGTTTAAAGCTTTTTAAAGACAGTGATGAGAATGTGAAAGTAGCAATCGTGATGGGGATGCACCGTGTTTCTAAAGATGAAGCGATAGAAAAGATAAACAAAGCTAAAGGGTTTGTGAGAAATACTTAA
- a CDS encoding aspartate 1-decarboxylase — protein sequence MIRTMMNGKIHRARVTEANLNYVGSITIDADILDAVDILPNEKVAIVNNNNGARLETYVIEGERGSGKICLNGAAARLVQVDDIIIIMNYVQVTDEEARKHAPKVAVMNVRNEIIEMIHEKENEIVL from the coding sequence ATGATTAGAACTATGATGAACGGTAAAATTCATCGTGCTAGGGTTACTGAGGCTAATTTAAATTATGTTGGTAGTATTACAATAGATGCGGATATTTTAGATGCGGTTGATATTTTGCCGAATGAGAAGGTTGCGATTGTGAATAATAATAATGGTGCTCGTTTAGAGACTTATGTTATTGAAGGTGAGCGCGGGAGTGGCAAGATTTGTTTGAATGGTGCGGCTGCTCGTTTAGTTCAAGTTGATGATATCATTATTATTATGAATTATGTTCAAGTGACTGATGAGGAAGCGAGAAAGCATGCGCCAAAAGTTGCTGTTATGAATGTACGTAATGAGATTATTGAAATGATTCATGAAAAAGAGAATGAAATCGTTTTATAA
- a CDS encoding helix-turn-helix domain-containing protein: MYTVKSYSYEKKYEIVLEYLDGKMGYPRLAKKHGVKSITPIRIWVGQYKRFGIEGLKPNKVKQTFTREFKLSVLRYRELNKLSYEETADHFGILSYTTIWKWQKKFEVEKDKNEATIEKRSPPVMKKNKKTNEIHLKENERQELIRLREENENLKAGIEYQKKLQALTQHIEEKRKKR; this comes from the coding sequence GTGTATACGGTGAAAAGTTATAGTTACGAAAAGAAATATGAAATTGTTCTAGAATACTTGGATGGTAAAATGGGCTATCCTAGATTAGCCAAAAAGCATGGAGTGAAATCTATTACTCCTATAAGAATTTGGGTGGGACAATACAAAAGGTTTGGAATTGAAGGTCTAAAACCGAATAAAGTAAAACAGACATTTACTAGAGAATTCAAGCTATCTGTATTAAGATATAGAGAATTAAATAAGTTGTCTTATGAAGAAACAGCAGATCATTTTGGAATTCTGAGTTATACAACCATTTGGAAATGGCAGAAAAAATTTGAAGTTGAAAAAGATAAAAATGAGGCGACTATAGAGAAGAGGAGCCCTCCTGTAATGAAGAAAAATAAGAAGACAAACGAAATTCATCTCAAGGAAAATGAACGTCAAGAATTAATACGTCTGAGAGAAGAAAATGAAAATTTAAAAGCAGGAATAGAGTATCAAAAAAAGTTACAAGCCTTAACTCAACACATCGAGGAAAAACGAAAGAAAAGGTAA
- a CDS encoding MupG family TIM beta-alpha barrel fold protein: MLGFSVYLGERFDESYIESMLCDGFKYIFTSLQIPEDDQSLYLTQLKKLHSIVGDRAEIIADANPDTFKKLGLSYDEPGSIREAGIDFIRLDISLDVNEIVSLLNEVKVVCNASTDAISLLHRLKEKHVDLSKVMVAHNYYPRPETGLARDFFISQNEKIKNDFPDVSIMAFVPGTKLRGPIFKGLPTLEDHRNIHPLVAAYDLLKCGVDDICIGDSYIDESILFQFKSYFQNGIVSLHVNSESEHLNDVIGRTFHNRKDEARDVVRAEEARQTFRNEVNPHNTTERVRGAITLDNVKYGRYMNELQIVKVHLERNEAVNVIGQVCEKDLDCINMIGSGQAFQFIKGDS; the protein is encoded by the coding sequence ATGTTAGGTTTTTCTGTGTATCTTGGTGAACGGTTTGATGAGTCGTATATAGAATCGATGTTGTGTGATGGTTTTAAGTATATTTTTACGTCTCTCCAAATTCCTGAAGATGATCAAAGTCTTTATTTAACGCAATTAAAGAAGCTTCATTCGATTGTTGGCGATAGGGCGGAGATTATTGCGGATGCGAATCCTGATACTTTTAAAAAGTTAGGGTTGTCTTATGATGAACCTGGTTCTATTAGGGAAGCGGGGATTGATTTTATTAGGTTAGATATTTCTTTAGATGTGAATGAAATTGTTTCGTTATTGAATGAAGTTAAGGTTGTTTGTAATGCGAGTACGGATGCGATTTCGTTATTGCATCGTTTAAAAGAAAAGCATGTTGATTTGTCCAAAGTTATGGTTGCGCATAATTATTACCCTCGTCCTGAAACTGGACTAGCACGTGATTTTTTTATATCTCAAAATGAAAAGATTAAAAATGATTTTCCGGACGTTTCAATTATGGCGTTCGTGCCTGGTACAAAGTTAAGGGGTCCAATTTTTAAAGGTTTACCTACATTAGAAGATCACAGAAATATACATCCTTTAGTAGCTGCTTATGACTTATTAAAATGTGGCGTAGATGATATTTGTATAGGGGATAGCTATATCGATGAATCTATTTTATTTCAATTCAAGTCCTATTTTCAAAATGGAATTGTATCATTGCACGTGAATTCTGAATCGGAACATTTGAATGATGTAATTGGGAGAACTTTTCATAATAGAAAAGACGAAGCAAGGGACGTTGTGAGAGCAGAGGAAGCGAGACAGACATTTCGTAATGAAGTTAATCCTCACAACACAACAGAAAGAGTAAGGGGTGCTATAACTTTAGACAATGTGAAGTATGGTCGTTATATGAATGAGCTACAAATTGTGAAAGTTCATTTAGAACGCAATGAAGCGGTTAATGTTATAGGGCAGGTTTGTGAAAAAGATTTGGATTGCATCAATATGATTGGATCTGGACAAGCATTCCAGTTTATAAAGGGGGATTCATAG
- a CDS encoding MMPL family transporter, with protein sequence MANFLYKLGSSIAKHKWVAISIWVVVLAAIIIPLAINKPQFDNDITMNGIKSIDTNDKIEKEFNQDSEKANIRVVFKSEDKKGITKQENMKKIQDALKDVKSKDDNIKDVTDPYKNKQINKDQTTAFADINYKVSQTSIKPDAVDKVKDRMKSLKDDDIQTELTGNALSASTEMGGTSEVIGIVIAFVVLLVTFGSFIAAGMPIISAVVGLGSSIGSIALLTYAFDIPNVTLSLAVMIGLALGIDYALFILFRYRQIIKTEPNHVKAIGLALGTAGSAVIFAGVTVIIAVCGLALVGIDFLAIMGYASALSVIFAVFSAITLLPALISVFHKQIHPKKRKNHKPESLDTPWSKFVVGKPWIALLLGFIILIAAALPVSHMRLGIPDNGMKPDNATEKKAYDIISDDFGEGFNGPIVMLVNTSDKKDDQQGLQKDLQSMMKDINDNKNVKNVTPPQLSKDKDYALITVLPKKGPNAEATYDLVHDLRDYNKDAKDKYDLKTEISGQSVINIDMSEKLNEAIPLFAGVIILLAFVLLMVVFRSIIIPLKAVLGFVLSLAATLGFTTLVMQDGFMSGMFGVDTTGPLLAFLPVITIGLLFGLAMDYEVFLMSRIHEEYVRTMNNTKSIKVGLKESGPVIVAAALIMFSVFIGFVFQDDVMIKSMGIALAFGVLFDAFIVRMTIIPALTQLFGKASWYIPNWLNKILPKIDIEGHALNKDGNQNDNHNKTTQHSVATTSSINVSPKTKTLYDSIDSDSKDVVVYEALRGYRDQNQTNKDDNHYEEVDYSKSTNVQNHNDNTTEDENVMDLLKQQSKNIDKVNQLIEKVLNKK encoded by the coding sequence TTGGCAAACTTTTTATATAAATTAGGTTCATCTATTGCTAAACATAAATGGGTAGCGATATCTATATGGGTTGTCGTTTTAGCTGCAATTATTATCCCATTAGCAATTAATAAACCTCAATTTGATAACGACATCACGATGAATGGTATTAAATCGATTGATACAAATGACAAAATTGAAAAAGAATTCAATCAAGATAGTGAAAAGGCAAATATAAGAGTTGTCTTTAAGAGCGAAGATAAAAAAGGCATTACGAAGCAAGAAAATATGAAAAAAATTCAAGATGCTCTGAAAGATGTTAAGTCTAAAGACGACAACATTAAAGATGTCACAGATCCTTATAAGAATAAACAAATCAACAAAGACCAAACGACTGCTTTTGCAGACATCAATTATAAAGTATCTCAAACTTCTATAAAACCAGATGCAGTTGATAAAGTTAAAGACAGAATGAAATCATTAAAAGACGATGACATTCAAACAGAATTAACGGGGAATGCTTTAAGTGCAAGTACTGAAATGGGCGGTACTTCTGAAGTTATCGGTATAGTTATTGCGTTTGTAGTCTTACTTGTTACATTTGGTTCATTCATTGCAGCGGGAATGCCTATTATTAGTGCAGTAGTTGGACTAGGATCAAGTATCGGTTCCATAGCATTATTGACATACGCATTTGATATACCAAATGTTACGCTATCGTTAGCCGTCATGATAGGACTGGCGCTCGGGATTGATTACGCATTATTTATATTATTTAGATATAGACAAATTATTAAAACAGAACCTAATCATGTTAAAGCTATAGGATTAGCTTTAGGTACAGCAGGAAGTGCCGTTATATTCGCAGGTGTTACTGTCATCATTGCTGTATGTGGTTTAGCGCTTGTTGGTATAGATTTCTTAGCCATAATGGGTTATGCATCTGCGCTAAGTGTAATATTCGCTGTGTTTAGTGCGATTACTTTATTACCAGCATTAATTAGTGTTTTCCATAAACAAATTCATCCTAAAAAACGTAAAAATCACAAACCTGAAAGTTTAGACACACCATGGTCTAAATTTGTAGTAGGCAAACCTTGGATAGCTCTTCTATTAGGATTTATTATTTTAATAGCAGCAGCACTTCCAGTATCGCATATGAGATTAGGTATACCAGATAACGGTATGAAGCCTGATAATGCGACAGAGAAAAAAGCTTACGATATTATTTCAGATGATTTTGGTGAAGGATTTAACGGCCCAATCGTTATGCTTGTGAATACTTCAGACAAAAAAGATGATCAACAAGGTCTTCAAAAAGATTTACAAAGTATGATGAAAGACATTAATGACAATAAAAATGTTAAAAACGTTACACCGCCACAATTAAGTAAAGATAAAGATTATGCACTCATTACTGTGTTACCTAAAAAAGGACCTAACGCAGAAGCAACATATGATTTAGTGCATGATTTAAGAGATTATAATAAAGACGCTAAAGATAAATATGATCTGAAAACAGAAATTTCAGGACAAAGTGTGATTAATATAGACATGTCTGAAAAATTAAACGAAGCTATTCCATTATTTGCAGGTGTTATTATTTTATTAGCATTCGTATTATTAATGGTAGTATTCAGATCAATCATCATTCCACTTAAAGCTGTACTAGGCTTTGTATTATCACTAGCAGCAACGTTAGGATTTACAACACTCGTTATGCAAGATGGATTTATGAGCGGCATGTTCGGCGTAGATACAACAGGACCACTGTTAGCATTCTTGCCAGTCATCACGATCGGTTTACTCTTTGGCTTGGCGATGGACTACGAAGTATTCTTAATGTCCAGAATTCACGAAGAGTACGTACGCACAATGAATAACACAAAATCAATTAAAGTTGGTCTCAAAGAAAGTGGACCAGTTATCGTTGCAGCAGCATTAATTATGTTCAGTGTATTTATCGGTTTCGTATTCCAAGACGATGTCATGATTAAATCTATGGGTATTGCATTAGCCTTTGGTGTATTATTCGATGCCTTCATTGTAAGAATGACAATCATACCAGCACTTACTCAGTTGTTCGGTAAAGCATCATGGTATATACCTAATTGGTTAAACAAAATTTTACCTAAAATAGATATCGAAGGTCACGCATTGAATAAAGATGGCAATCAAAACGATAACCATAACAAAACAACACAACATTCAGTGGCGACGACTTCATCTATAAATGTAAGCCCTAAAACAAAAACTTTATACGATTCAATTGATTCAGACTCAAAAGACGTTGTCGTATACGAAGCGTTACGAGGATATAGAGATCAGAATCAAACAAATAAAGACGACAATCATTATGAAGAAGTTGATTATAGCAAGTCTACCAACGTACAAAACCATAATGACAACACAACAGAAGACGAAAACGTAATGGACTTACTTAAACAACAAAGTAAAAATATAGACAAAGTAAACCAATTGATAGAAAAAGTATTAAATAAGAAATAA